From bacterium:
CCTTCGGGTCCGTCACCGCCTCAAGATTCCCCGAGGCGTCGTAGGTGTAATATTCAATTGTCAAAGAGCGTGTTGGATTTAAACAGCAAAATCAATTTGTCGCATTGTCGGATTTTCACGCTGTTCAATCCGACCTACACGGCTCGTTAATCGCGTATTTTACGAGGCCAACGCCGTAATTGAGATAAACCAACTATGATATACACTATTAAAAATATATACATTGTATATTTTATATACAAATTATTAACAAGTATTGCTATTAGCAAATAGTAAGAATCACTTACAACTATATACATTATATACGGCAACCTGCCCCGCTCCGATATTATAATATCGCTACCTGCAATCAATGCAGGGATTGAAAACAGCATAATAAGAATGGTCATCAAATCTACACAAGTAGAATTTAAATAATTTCTAAAAAAAGAAAAAATAAAAACAAGCAGCACCACAACAACGATACAATGTTTAAAATGCTTCCTAATACCAATCATGCAATGTTCCTTTGTAAATTACAAGTCATTACATTGTAGCTGAGAACTTACAAGCCCTATGCCACAGCTTGCGCCACCAATAACGGTGGCATACCCACACGCTTCAAGCCCATAATATACACAGGCATAATATCCTGCACCCGAACCAATACAGGCAATAGAAACAGTCGTTGCGCAAATTGAAGCTGCTTGTTCAATCAGTGTAATGCATTTATTAAAGTTTTCTCCCGCATCATCATTGCATTTCTTCTTATCGCACGCTCTGGATTCTGATATTAAACCATAAATATCAGTAAGATTTATTGGGTTTAAATTTGCATATAAGAAGTGATTTGAATTCATAAATATCGTAGAACTCCTTTTTTTGTTTGTAATAATAAAATTTCCCAAGGGGTCTTCCGTGGTGTACCTCCCCATCTCGGGGTCGTAATATCTGTGGTAGTTGTAGTGCAGGCCGGTTTCGGCGTCTTCGTACTGGCCGGGGAAGCGGAGGTTGTTGGTTACTATGCTGGCCGTGTCCACGGCGGTCTTGCCGAAGGCTTCGGCGCTTGCGCTCCAGACGATCTGCCCGTTTTCGTCGGTGAGGGCTTTGGGCGTGCCGAGGTTGTCGTTCTGGTACCAGTAGTAGCGCCAGATTCCGTCGGCGGTTTCATCCGTAGCCATGTAAAGCGGGTTTGTCGTCCAGAAACTACCCGGCAGGTAACCGTAGCTCTTCTGTATCGCCCCGCTCGCGTCGTATTCCAGCCACCAGTCCTTCGTCGGAGTAGGCGAAGTAGGTTACCGCGTTATTTACGCTCTTCCAGAGCCTTCTGCCGTAGGGGTCGTAGCCGTAAAGCGCTACCGTCACGCCGTCTTTCTTTACTTCAACCAGCAGGTTTTCCATGTCGTAGACGTAATCCCAGACTGCTGCCTGTGTGACTTTCTTGATCGTGTTGCCGTTTGCCCTAAACATATCTCTTTGTACCACAATAGAAATACAGCCGCCATAAACGATAAAACGAAATTGGGGACTTCTTTTGAGGTTGTAGATCGCTTTGAGCGTAGGTGACAAACAATTTGCGTATTGTCTACCAGGCTTATGTCTTGTCGGCTTCGTCCCCAAAGTCGACCTACCCGGCGCGATCCTTCCCCTCACCTCCTACACTCCCCATTTGACGTTTTTTGCCGCAGTTGGTAAATTGATAAGATTCGTTTTGATTCCGACGGAGGTTTCACAGATATGCCCAAGGTTACGATCCGCGAGGATCGCTGCAAGAGTTGCGGGCTCTGCATAGAGTTCTGCCCGAAGAACTGCCTCGCCTTCACCGACCGCTTCAACGCCCAGGGCTACAGGCCGGTTTCTTGGGTGAACGAGGAGGAGTGCACCGCCTGCGCCATCTGCGCGAGGATGTGCCCCGACGTCGTCATCGAAGTGAAGAAGTAAGGGGAGCGCGATGAAGAAGACCTTCGAGAAAGGCAATATTGCCATCGCCAAGGCGGCGGTGGCGGCGGGGTGCCATTATTACTTCGGCTACCCGATAACTCCCCAGAGCGACATCCCCGAGTACCTCTCCGGCGTCCTCCCGGGCCTCGGCGGGCAGTTCGTGCAGGCGGAGAGCGAGATAGCCTCGATAAACATGCTCCTCGGCGCGGGAGCGACGGGCAAGCGCGCCATGACGAGTTCGTCGAGCCCCGGCATAAGCCTGAAGCAGGAGGGAATAAGCTACATGGCGGGTAGCGAGATACCCGGCGTGATAGTGAACATCCAGCGCTCGGGGCCGGGACTCGGCGGAATCGCGCCGAGCCAGGGGGATTACTTTCAGGCGACGCGCGGCGGAGGCCACGGCGATTACCGGACGCTGGTTTTCGCCCCGGCGACTGTGCAGGAGATGTACGACCTTACTGTGCTGGCTTTCGACCTCTCCGACAAGTACCGCATTCCCGCGATGATCCTCGCCGATGCTATGCTGGGCATGATGAAGGAGCCGCTTGAGGAGTGGCGGCCGGAGATAAAAGATTACGGCAAGGAAGCGTGGGTACTCACCGGAGCGAAGGGGCGCGAGCGCAGAAAGATAAAGTCTCTCTACCTCGGCGACGGCGAGCTTGCGGAGCACAACTGGCGGCTGGCGGAAAAACACGCCGAAATCGAGAAGAACGAGACCCGCGTCCACCTCGAAATCCCCGAAGGGTGCGAGCTGTCCGTTGTCGCTTTCGGCAGCGCGGCGCGCATAGCCAAATCCGCCGTGGACCGCGCCAACGAGGAGGGCAGGAAGGTCGGTCTCATCCGCCCTATAACCGTCTGGCCCTTCCCGAAGCAGGCCATAAGAACCGTCGCCGAAAAGGGAATACCGCTTCTCACCGTCGAGTTGAACGTCGGGCAGATGGTGGAAGACGTGATGCTCGCTACGAACGGAAAGAGCGAGGTCTCCTTCTGCGGCTATCCGCCCGGCTTCCTCCCCTCGCCCGACGACATCTATGAAAAACTCATGGCCGAGCTAAGCGCGAAGGAGGCGGGCAAGTGAAAACCGTTTTTTCGAGGCCCAAATCCCTCGTTGACCGCCCCTTTCACTTCTGTCCCGGCTGCCACCACGGCCTCGTCCACCGCCTCGTGGCGGAGGCGATAGACAAGTACGAAGTGCGCGAGGACGCCATAGGCGCGGCCTCGGTGGGATGCTCGGTCTTCATGTACGATTACTTCGACATCGACGTGGTCGAATCACCCCACGGGCGCTCTCCGGCGGTGGCTACGGGTATCAAGCGGGCAAATCCGGACAAGTTCGTCATCCTCTATCAGGGCGACGGCGACCTTGCGGCCATAGGCACCGCCGAGATAATCCACGCCGCCAACCGGGGCGAACCCATCACCGTCATCTTCGTGAACAACACCGTCTACGGAATGACCGGCGGGCAGATGGCCCCCACGACGATGCTGGGCCAGCGCACGACGACGAGCCCCTACGGCAGGGAATTTTCGCAGGACGGCTACCCGATACGGATAACGGAGATGCTCTCGCAGCTCGAAGGCGTCGCCTTCGCCGCCCGCGTGGCGGTGAACAACCCGGCGAACCTCCAGAAGGCGCGCAAGGCTATCTTCGAGGCTTTCGAGGCGCAGATAGAGAAGCGCGGCTTCGCCATCGTAGAGGTCCTTTCCGCCTGCCCGATCAACTGGGGTCTTACGCCGCTGGACGCGAACAAGCGCATCGAAGCCGAGATGATCCCCTACTTCCCCCTCGGCGTCTTCAAGGAGCGCAAAGGGTCGGATTTCTTCTGAGCATGGCCTGACATAAGGGGTAAAGATGAATTATTCCACGATAATGGCGGGGTTCGGGGGTCAGGGAATCCTGATGATTGGAAATCTCCTCGCCTTCGCGGCGATAAAGCAGGGCCTGAACGTCACCTTCTTCCCCTCCTACGGCGTCGAGATGCGCGGCGGGACGGCGAACTGCACCGTGACGATCTCCAACCGCGAGGTTGGAAGCCCGGTGACATCGAGCCCCAACGGGGTAATCGCGATGAACGAGCCCTCGGTGTTGAAATTCGGTCCGATGATACCGAACGGCGGCTTTCTGCTGATAAATTCCTCGGTCTGCCCCGACGAAAACTTCTCGAAGGAGGGCGTCGCCGTAGCGAGGATCCCCTGCAACGAGATAGCGGCGTCCCTCGGCAACGAGAAGCTCGCCAGCATGGTCGCCCTCGGCGGCTTCGCTGGGCATACCGGCCTCGTTACCATAGAGTCGCTTGCCGAGTCTCTGGAGGAAGTCCTTCCCTCCAAGGTCCACAAACTCATCCCCCTGAATGAAAAAGCCCTGCGCGAGGGTGCTGCCCTTGTCGAAAAATTAAAGTAAAGGATGAAACAGATGGGCGAACCGAACGTGGTGACGGTGGGCGAGCGGATCAAGAAGCTCCGCGAGGGAAAGGGTGTTTCCCTTCAGGAGCTGGCGGGAAAGACGGGCTACACCTCCGCTCTCATAAACCAGATTGAAAACCATATGGTGAGCCCGCCCCTCGGGGCCATGGGCAAAATAGCCTCGGCGCTCGAAGTGAACATCGGCGAGCTTTGGGGAGAGCACGGCGGCGAGCCCTACACGATAGTCAGGAAGGATGACCGAAGGCCAGTGAGCAGGTTCGCCTCGAAAGAGGGTGTTTCCTACGGCTACAGCTACGAGTCGCTCGGCTCGGGGATGAAGGACCGCCACATAGAGCCCTACCTCGTCACCCTCGAAGAGCCTACGGTCAAATCCGCCAAACTCTCCTCCCACGAGGGCGAGGAGTTTCTCTTCGTCCTCTCCGGGCAGGTCGAAGTCTGC
This genomic window contains:
- a CDS encoding cupin domain-containing protein, with protein sequence MKQMGEPNVVTVGERIKKLREGKGVSLQELAGKTGYTSALINQIENHMVSPPLGAMGKIASALEVNIGELWGEHGGEPYTIVRKDDRRPVSRFASKEGVSYGYSYESLGSGMKDRHIEPYLVTLEEPTVKSAKLSSHEGEEFLFVLSGQVEVCLDANTDVLTPGDSIQFSAKVPHRVSSYGGEKAQIVAVIWSPGK
- a CDS encoding ferredoxin family protein, which codes for MPKVTIREDRCKSCGLCIEFCPKNCLAFTDRFNAQGYRPVSWVNEEECTACAICARMCPDVVIEVKK
- the vorB gene encoding 3-methyl-2-oxobutanoate dehydrogenase subunit VorB, translated to MKKTFEKGNIAIAKAAVAAGCHYYFGYPITPQSDIPEYLSGVLPGLGGQFVQAESEIASINMLLGAGATGKRAMTSSSSPGISLKQEGISYMAGSEIPGVIVNIQRSGPGLGGIAPSQGDYFQATRGGGHGDYRTLVFAPATVQEMYDLTVLAFDLSDKYRIPAMILADAMLGMMKEPLEEWRPEIKDYGKEAWVLTGAKGRERRKIKSLYLGDGELAEHNWRLAEKHAEIEKNETRVHLEIPEGCELSVVAFGSAARIAKSAVDRANEEGRKVGLIRPITVWPFPKQAIRTVAEKGIPLLTVELNVGQMVEDVMLATNGKSEVSFCGYPPGFLPSPDDIYEKLMAELSAKEAGK
- a CDS encoding 2-oxoglutarate oxidoreductase; translated protein: MKTVFSRPKSLVDRPFHFCPGCHHGLVHRLVAEAIDKYEVREDAIGAASVGCSVFMYDYFDIDVVESPHGRSPAVATGIKRANPDKFVILYQGDGDLAAIGTAEIIHAANRGEPITVIFVNNTVYGMTGGQMAPTTMLGQRTTTSPYGREFSQDGYPIRITEMLSQLEGVAFAARVAVNNPANLQKARKAIFEAFEAQIEKRGFAIVEVLSACPINWGLTPLDANKRIEAEMIPYFPLGVFKERKGSDFF
- a CDS encoding 2-oxoacid:ferredoxin oxidoreductase subunit gamma gives rise to the protein MNYSTIMAGFGGQGILMIGNLLAFAAIKQGLNVTFFPSYGVEMRGGTANCTVTISNREVGSPVTSSPNGVIAMNEPSVLKFGPMIPNGGFLLINSSVCPDENFSKEGVAVARIPCNEIAASLGNEKLASMVALGGFAGHTGLVTIESLAESLEEVLPSKVHKLIPLNEKALREGAALVEKLK